TATTTGTTTTAGGAAAATAAGAACTCTAGCTCTAATGTTGTGGATTCAGTAAACAAATGACTGCTTGCTTTATATGAAAAACAGCTGAATAGCGTAAGGTGATCAATGTGAAAATAAGATCAATCGTTCCAGTTGGTATCGCAGCCCCGCTGATAGAGCCAATCAAAATGGCCAAGGGTCAATACACGAGCGCAAAGAGCATGCTTGTTCGGATCGAGGACACCGACGGAAATATCGGATGGGGTGAAGCTTCAGAGGCCCCGATGATGAATGGCGAAACTGTGCCTGGCATGATAGCTGCGGTTTCGTATCTTGTTCCATTACTTGAAGGGCTCGAAATTCCTGATCCACAGGTATTTATGGACATCGTAACACCAATGATTGTAGGAAACCATGGAGCCATCGCTGCCCTCGATATTGCAATCTATGACTTAGTAGGGAAACGTGACCATCTGCCGGTTTATGAATTGCTTGGCGGTAAAAAACGCGATCATGTATCGGCCCTTTGGATGTTAGCTGCAAATGAAATTGAAAAAGACGCCCTCACTGCTAGACGGAAGTCACAAGAGGGTTTTACGGCTTTCAAGATCAAGGCTGGAATTAATACGATCAGTGATGACCTTGACCGGTGTAGAGCCGTGCGTAAAGCAGTAGGAACATTTCCGCGCATCTCTGCGGATGCGAATATGGGCCTTACCTTCGAGGATGCTGTTGAATTTGCACGAGCTGCGCAGAGCGCTGGCATAGACTTCATTGAACAACCAATTGATTCTAAAGATTTAAGCGGAATGGCCCACATTACGGCAGCGGCCGGACCAGCGGGTGTCTGCGCAGACGAGGGAATCCAAAGTCTTTCTGATATCACCAGGCACTTTGAAAAAAAGGCCGCAACCGGTGTTGGGCTGAAAGCAATAAAGTTAGGTGGGCTCACTCGCATGTTAGAAGCGGCTAATAGTGCTAATGACCTCAAACTACACGTTAATATAGCAGGAAAAGTAGCGGAGACAGCTGTTGCTAGCGCCGCAATCATTCATCTGGCAATTGCAGCACCTCAAGTCGATTGGGACGTTAGTGTTACATGTCAATATGTTGCAAAAGACGTTGCTGAAAATCCCCCCACCGCTGTCGACGGAAAATTACGTGTTCAAGATGCACCGGGACTA
This genomic stretch from Pseudomonadota bacterium harbors:
- a CDS encoding mandelate racemase/muconate lactonizing enzyme family protein, encoding MKIRSIVPVGIAAPLIEPIKMAKGQYTSAKSMLVRIEDTDGNIGWGEASEAPMMNGETVPGMIAAVSYLVPLLEGLEIPDPQVFMDIVTPMIVGNHGAIAALDIAIYDLVGKRDHLPVYELLGGKKRDHVSALWMLAANEIEKDALTARRKSQEGFTAFKIKAGINTISDDLDRCRAVRKAVGTFPRISADANMGLTFEDAVEFARAAQSAGIDFIEQPIDSKDLSGMAHITAAAGPAGVCADEGIQSLSDITRHFEKKAATGVGLKAIKLGGLTRMLEAANSANDLKLHVNIAGKVAETAVASAAIIHLAIAAPQVDWDVSVTCQYVAKDVAENPPTAVDGKLRVQDAPGLGIRIDEQAIEGMII